A portion of the Granulosicoccus antarcticus IMCC3135 genome contains these proteins:
- the tnpC gene encoding IS66 family transposase, which produces MPDPHLLNPPQTLDEARTQIEQLWGVVGQLESIVSELKAQNEELVEQVRELNERMGKSSRNSSRPPSSDSTSQRANRKKKPKSTKRKGAQPGHEKHERPLVPESDVDQIQRYFPTAACGCGGSIFVDPEPRCRHQVFDIPVVRFSVIEHQLFGGQCNGCGKHHCAQTPDSVPSGQMGPNLVALIAHLSGRYHLSIRNIQDYLVEHWQLHFSLGALSQAQAKATSALGDPYRQIGDFVRQQPVAHADETRHFRGNECRWLWSLVCVQACYFLTQASRGKEAADRLLGEFTGYLVTDDYVGYNRVPESRRQLCWPHLIRKFIDIAGRVSNGGKIGRRLLLLAHAVIRTRHRWQDQLIDEAVYYRRMQRLRRSFHQTLERGARLRIDGRTKRQCQHLLKRESMCWTFLKDHRIPLDNNSAERALRPYVIWRKLSFATQSYQGDQFRPLILSIVGTAQRIGISSYQFIRIACHQSMIEGEVKVRFPFDTPRLATS; this is translated from the coding sequence GTGCCCGATCCTCATCTATTAAATCCACCCCAAACGCTTGATGAGGCTCGCACTCAGATCGAGCAATTGTGGGGTGTGGTCGGTCAGTTAGAATCGATAGTCTCAGAACTTAAAGCGCAAAATGAGGAGCTTGTTGAACAGGTTCGAGAGCTGAACGAACGCATGGGCAAAAGCTCGCGTAACTCCTCCCGTCCACCCTCTTCAGACTCCACCTCGCAACGAGCCAACCGAAAAAAGAAACCCAAATCTACAAAACGAAAGGGTGCGCAGCCGGGTCATGAAAAGCACGAACGCCCGCTGGTACCCGAAAGTGATGTCGATCAGATTCAGCGCTATTTTCCGACCGCGGCCTGTGGCTGTGGTGGCTCTATTTTTGTCGATCCCGAGCCACGCTGTCGTCACCAGGTGTTTGATATCCCGGTGGTGCGTTTTTCAGTGATTGAGCATCAGCTGTTCGGTGGGCAATGCAACGGGTGTGGCAAACATCATTGCGCCCAGACTCCCGATAGCGTGCCTTCGGGGCAGATGGGCCCCAATCTGGTGGCACTTATCGCTCATCTGTCCGGGCGTTATCATTTGTCGATTCGTAATATTCAGGATTATCTGGTTGAGCACTGGCAGTTGCATTTCAGTCTCGGTGCCCTCTCTCAGGCTCAGGCAAAAGCGACGAGCGCATTAGGCGACCCGTACCGACAGATTGGCGATTTTGTTCGCCAACAACCCGTGGCGCATGCCGATGAAACACGGCATTTTCGCGGCAATGAGTGCCGTTGGCTGTGGTCGTTAGTGTGTGTGCAAGCTTGCTATTTCCTGACACAGGCCTCGCGCGGCAAAGAGGCTGCCGATAGGCTGTTAGGCGAATTCACAGGGTATTTGGTCACTGATGACTACGTGGGTTATAACCGTGTACCGGAAAGTCGTCGTCAACTGTGTTGGCCGCACCTGATTCGAAAATTCATCGATATTGCTGGACGGGTAAGCAATGGCGGCAAGATCGGACGCCGACTTTTATTACTTGCCCACGCGGTTATCCGCACCCGACATCGATGGCAAGATCAACTCATCGACGAGGCCGTTTATTACCGGCGAATGCAGCGACTACGCCGCAGCTTTCACCAGACGCTGGAGCGAGGTGCCCGGCTACGAATCGATGGGCGAACCAAACGTCAATGCCAACATCTTCTCAAGCGAGAATCTATGTGTTGGACCTTTCTCAAAGATCACAGGATCCCGCTAGACAACAATAGCGCTGAGCGTGCGCTTCGGCCCTATGTGATCTGGCGCAAGTTGAGCTTTGCCACCCAATCTTATCAAGGCGATCAGTTTCGTCCCTTGATACTGAGCATCGTGGGCACTGCACAACGGATAGGGATCTCAAGCTATCAGTTTATCCGCATCGCGTGTCACCAGTCGATGATTGAGGGCGAGGTGAAAGTGCGCTTTCCGTTTGATACGCCTCGGTTAGCGACTAGCTGA
- a CDS encoding acyltransferase family protein has product MKRIIELDAFRGLAALAIVFSHILVMLPEVGDASPKHSMFIQIVSLPPFRALWGGSEAVVFFFVLSGFVLAMPFYHGPVKIVPFLIKRFIRIYPAYIVAVALSWLAYIGFASIAVDDYSQWFHQIWPDSIKPKDILGHVLLVGSFDNDVFNPVLWTLVMEMRIALIFPVIMWLVLRYNA; this is encoded by the coding sequence ATGAAACGAATAATTGAACTAGATGCTTTCCGAGGGCTAGCTGCCTTGGCAATTGTTTTCTCGCATATTCTTGTCATGCTGCCTGAGGTTGGTGATGCCTCGCCAAAACACTCCATGTTCATTCAGATTGTTTCATTGCCACCGTTTCGTGCGTTATGGGGTGGTTCCGAGGCGGTCGTGTTCTTTTTTGTGCTTAGTGGCTTTGTGCTGGCAATGCCTTTCTATCACGGTCCAGTAAAAATAGTCCCGTTTTTGATAAAGCGATTTATTCGTATCTACCCAGCTTATATTGTAGCAGTAGCACTGTCATGGCTGGCTTATATAGGGTTCGCCTCAATCGCAGTAGACGACTATAGCCAGTGGTTTCACCAGATTTGGCCTGACTCCATAAAGCCGAAAGACATTCTTGGTCATGTGTTACTCGTCGGTAGCTTTGATAACGACGTTTTCAACCCCGTTCTTTGGACGCTGGTTATGGAGATGAGAATTGCACTGATCTTCCCGGTCATCATGTGGCTAGTATTGAGGTACAACGCGTAA
- a CDS encoding mannose-1-phosphate guanylyltransferase/mannose-6-phosphate isomerase has translation MTTKKSAFVPVILAGGSGTRLWPLSRTDQPKQFLTLGRDLSLIQSTVARFANSEALAPLVVCSERHRFLAVEQLTEVLGTQFSIVLEPAARNTAPAIASAAWQVMQNDPDAVMVVLPADHIIDDAEDFLASIERAVTIAQNGALVTLGIEPTSPETGYGYIQSGDPMDDTLDAPRIVNRFVEKPDRIEAQRLIASGNCFWNAGIFIFKASVFLDSLKKLELEMHEHTRVCVENATLDLEFVRLEAESFNQCQNISVDYAVMERADNVVVLPYKSGWSDIGSWDAVHKATQRDADGNSGVGDILHHDTQDTYLHSSSRLVVAIGTRNISVIETSDAVLVIDHSNAQSIKAAIEHLKSQKRTEIDTHTVCYRPWGHYESLNLHPRFQVKRISVKPGAKLSLQKHFHRSEHWVVVSGTAIVTNGEKEILLTENESTYIPLGTMHRLHNPGTIALELIEVQTGSYLGEDDIVRVGDEYGRA, from the coding sequence GTGACTACAAAAAAGTCCGCATTCGTACCCGTCATACTCGCCGGTGGATCTGGTACGCGCTTGTGGCCGCTCTCGCGGACAGACCAGCCCAAGCAATTCCTCACATTGGGCAGAGATTTATCCCTCATTCAATCAACCGTTGCGCGATTTGCCAATTCAGAGGCATTAGCCCCGTTGGTAGTTTGTTCAGAAAGACACCGGTTTCTCGCTGTTGAACAATTGACCGAGGTTCTGGGTACTCAGTTCTCGATTGTATTGGAACCTGCTGCGCGTAATACGGCTCCCGCTATTGCCTCGGCGGCCTGGCAGGTGATGCAGAACGACCCCGATGCGGTCATGGTTGTCCTGCCGGCGGACCATATCATCGATGATGCTGAAGACTTTCTGGCCAGTATCGAAAGAGCGGTCACCATCGCTCAAAATGGTGCCTTGGTAACTCTGGGAATTGAGCCCACATCACCGGAAACGGGCTATGGCTACATCCAGTCGGGTGATCCGATGGATGACACGCTGGATGCACCTCGCATCGTCAATCGGTTTGTCGAAAAGCCAGATCGTATTGAGGCGCAAAGACTGATCGCTAGCGGTAATTGCTTCTGGAATGCCGGTATCTTCATTTTCAAGGCCTCAGTGTTTCTGGATTCTCTGAAAAAGCTTGAGCTGGAGATGCATGAGCACACCCGAGTCTGTGTGGAAAATGCGACTCTGGATCTGGAGTTTGTTCGTCTGGAGGCCGAATCTTTTAACCAATGCCAGAACATCTCGGTTGATTACGCGGTCATGGAACGAGCCGATAACGTGGTTGTTCTGCCTTACAAGTCCGGATGGTCCGATATTGGTAGTTGGGATGCGGTACACAAAGCTACCCAGCGTGATGCCGATGGTAATTCAGGAGTGGGCGATATCTTGCATCATGACACGCAAGATACCTATCTGCACTCCAGCTCGCGTCTGGTGGTGGCGATAGGTACCCGTAATATTTCTGTGATTGAAACCTCCGACGCTGTATTGGTGATTGATCATTCCAATGCCCAAAGTATCAAGGCTGCCATTGAACACCTCAAGAGTCAGAAGCGAACAGAAATAGATACCCACACCGTTTGCTATCGACCCTGGGGCCACTATGAAAGCCTGAACCTGCACCCTCGGTTTCAGGTGAAGCGCATCAGTGTCAAGCCGGGTGCGAAGCTGTCACTACAGAAGCATTTTCATCGTTCAGAGCACTGGGTGGTGGTGTCCGGTACCGCCATAGTGACCAATGGCGAGAAGGAGATATTGCTGACGGAGAACGAATCCACCTATATTCCTTTAGGTACCATGCATCGCTTGCATAACCCCGGCACCATTGCATTGGAGCTTATCGAGGTGCAAACAGGCTCTTATCTGGGTGAGGATGACATCGTGCGTGTTGGCGATGAATACGGGCGTGCCTAG